The sequence TGCCTTTTTTTTCGCCTGGTTTTTTGGGACTGCCATGTACAAGCTCAGATTCAACTTCTTTCATATCGGCGACCAGATCGCCACGACCGCTATTCCGGAGAATGTATTTCGCGCCAGCGGCCGCAAGTGCATCATCACGCAGCCGCAGATATGGGCGTTTCAGCATAATCCCTACGTGGTCTTCATGGACGAGGCGCAAGCTGCCGAATATCCTGAAATCAGCCTGATTCCGGATTGCCGTGCCACGCAGCAGGCGCAGCACTATTTCGACAGCATGAAAAACATGACGGCTGGATCGCAGAGCGAATACATGTGCGTGAATTTTGGCGTCAGCGATCCGGTATTGCGCCATCCCCGCCTGTATCTGCACGAAGACAAGAAAACCATCCCGCATAAGGTTGTGGTGCATACCAGCGGCTCCGACCGGACCCGCGATGGCGAGCCGGCGATCAGGCACGCGTCGGGAGAAGACGAGGTGCGCGTGATGTCGGACGCGGTGCTGGGATCTATCCTTGAAAATTACCGAGATTATGAGTTGATACAGGTCGGTTCACCTGCCGACAAGCCTTTGGGCGGCCACAGCATCGACATGCGCGGGCAGCATGATTATTGGCAACTGGCCGGCGAGATTGCCTCCGCCGCCAAATTCATCGGCGTCAACTCAGGCCCGATGCATATCGCTAATTGCTATCCGCGGCTGGAGAAGAGGATCGTGATGATGGAGCTGCCGCAGGAGACGTTGCGTCAGTTCCGTCCGGGAGACGTACGCAACTGGCTGTTTTCCTGGCTTGATCCGTCGAACATGTTTTTCAATAAGCTCGATACCGATGTCGGCCTGACCTTTTCCCATCGCAAGATATAGCCGGCGCACGAGGCCCGGCTGCAGGCTCAGTCACGCTGCTGGCGCATCGGCTTGCCGTTGTCGATCACTTCCCGGCAGTCGCCCTTGAAGGTGGAGTTGTCGTAGTCGGTCCAGCCGTAGCTGTCGACGTAGCGCTTGTGCGGTCGCAGCTTGCTGCTCAGGAAGCTCATCTCAAGATGCTCGTCCGGATAGCGGATGTCGGCCAGGTCGAGCAGGGAATGGAAGACGTTTTCGGTAGTCATGCGGGCGCGCTTGTGGCGCAGCAGCTGCTCGACCTTGTCGGGATAGGTTTTCTGATAGAGGTCGGAATACCACATCAGCGCCGGGATATGGAATTCGAACTGGGTGTTGTGGCCGTGGAAGGCGATCTTGCAGCTGCCGTCGTACAGCGTCTGGCCGTGATCCGAAAAATACATCATTGCGCTCAATTGCTTTGAGTCGCGCAACTGGTCGATGACCTGGGCCAGGAACCAGTCGACATAGCGGATCGAGCTGTCGTAGCTATTGTTCAACGCCGGCTTGTTGGCCAGGTTGGTGTAGGCCGGATGCTCGATGCCGAACAGGGAAGGCTGCCATTTGTCGAATTCCTTGGGATAGCGGTGGCTATAGTTCCAGTGGTTGCCTAGGGTGTGCAGCACGATCAGTTTCTTCGGCGCCGGGTCGGCCATGGCTCTTTGCAGCTGCGGCAGCAAGACCGCGTCCAGGTTCGAAGTATCGGTAAAGCCGCCCAGGTTCAGGAACTGGACTACATCGGCTTCGTTGGCGAAGACCGACACCGGTGTGTCGAACTTGCCGTAAGACATCTGGTTCGAGATCCAGTAGGTCTTGAAGCCGGCTTCCTTGTAGCCAGTGATGAACGACTTTTCGGCAAAACCGGCCTTCAGACTCTCGGTCGCAGGCTTGCGCGAGACCATCACCGGCACCGACAGGCGTGTCGCCGAGACCGAAGTGATGACGTCTGAAAAACTGACCAGGTTGCTTTCTTTGCCGAGCAGGGGATTGGTGTCGCGTTGATAACCGTTCAGGCTCCAGCGATCGTAGCGAGACGACTCGCCGATCACCATGACCACGATTTGCCGGGTGTTCTGATGGCTGGCCTGGTGGGCGCCGAAGCGGAACTGGCTGTTCTTGTGCTCGAGGTCGTCCAGGTATTCCCGTTCTTTCCAGAAGTCATAGCCGCGCACCGCCAGCCCGAAAGGCCAGGTGCGGCTGACCGGTTCCGCCCCTAGCGGCGTTGCCGCCCAGGTCGGCAGCTTGCCGAAATGTACCCCCGAGCTGCCTGCCACGTTGTCCTTGGCGCTACCGGCCGGCGCCTGTATGCCGACTTCCTGTCCATATAGCCAGACGCATAAGCCGACAGCAAGCACTAACCAACCGAACCAGCGCGAAGGCCCTTCCAGATCCAGGTCGCGGGTGCGGCTGGCGGCGAACCAGCTGAGCGCCCACCACAGCACGACCACCACAAGGATCAGCGCCAGCCACCAGATCTTGTCGCCCAGAAACTCCATCGCTTCGCCGGGACTGGTTTCAGCGATGATGCCGAGATGGTGGGTGGAGATACCCTGGCCGTAGAATTTGCGTAAATACAGCTCGGTCGGCAGCGCCAGGAAGGCCGGGATCAGCAGCCAGTGGAACCAGGCCGGGCGCTTGAAAATCGACCAGATCACCAGCCACAGGGCCGCTTCGGTCACGATGATGCGCAGCGGATGCTCAATGCCCTGGCCGAACAGCAGCGAGGCGAAGGGCACCAGGGACAGCGCCAGATAGGTAACCAGCACAAACAGATTATTGCGGCGGAGCAGGGCTGGCATCATGGTGGGGGAGGATAGTCGAATCCCATTATCCCGTAAAGCTGGCGCCGGTAATCGCCTCATCAGAGATATACGCAGGCATTCCTTTGGCAGAGTGGTTGATATGGCAACACTATGGATTGCGGCTGCCGGCGCGCGAGGTGTTGTGTTTACGAGGCGGTCATCACAGACCGCGGTTGACTGCCAGGCATCATAGGGATATACTCGCGGGTTCTCGATTGTAGGCTCTATGGGCCGAACGTTCTTTGGTCTGCTTCCGCTTTCTTATAGCGCGTTCCCCTCTACTGCTGAATCGAATTGTGCGCAGGTGTTGTGCGATTCGCAAGAATCCCTGTGCAAGTATCTGTCCAATCCCGGACAACCGATTTCGGGATTGTTGTTATTAACGTCGTAATTTTGTTGGATATATAACGATGCCAACCATCAATCAATTGATTCGCCAGCCGCGCGTTTCTGCGGTCGTAAAGAGCAAATCACCAGCGCTGGAAAACAGCCCGCAAAAACGCGGCGTTTGCACCCGCGTTTATACGACAACTCCAAAGAAGCCTAACTCGGCTCTGCGTAAAGTTGCCAAAGTTCGCCTGACCAACGGTTTCGAAGTCATTTCGTACATCGGCGGTGAAGGCCATAACCTGCAAGAACATAGTGTCGTGCTGTTGCGCGGCGGCCGTGTAAAAGACTTGCCGGGTGTGCGTTACCACATGGTTCGCGGTGCACTGGATACCCAAGGCGTCAAGGATCGTAAGCAAGCACGTTCGAAGTACGGTGCAAAGCGTGCTAAGGCTGCAAAGAAATAATAGTTTAATAGTTTTCGTCAGGCGCAAGCCGAACGAATAAGTGTCGGTCCCCAATGGGCCGAGTAAGTGGGGGGCTATGATGGCCGTCCGCGAGTGTGCAGATACAAAAGATCTGTCGCTCAACTGAAGATTGAAAGGAATCG comes from Collimonas pratensis and encodes:
- a CDS encoding phosphoethanolamine transferase, with protein sequence MMPALLRRNNLFVLVTYLALSLVPFASLLFGQGIEHPLRIIVTEAALWLVIWSIFKRPAWFHWLLIPAFLALPTELYLRKFYGQGISTHHLGIIAETSPGEAMEFLGDKIWWLALILVVVVLWWALSWFAASRTRDLDLEGPSRWFGWLVLAVGLCVWLYGQEVGIQAPAGSAKDNVAGSSGVHFGKLPTWAATPLGAEPVSRTWPFGLAVRGYDFWKEREYLDDLEHKNSQFRFGAHQASHQNTRQIVVMVIGESSRYDRWSLNGYQRDTNPLLGKESNLVSFSDVITSVSATRLSVPVMVSRKPATESLKAGFAEKSFITGYKEAGFKTYWISNQMSYGKFDTPVSVFANEADVVQFLNLGGFTDTSNLDAVLLPQLQRAMADPAPKKLIVLHTLGNHWNYSHRYPKEFDKWQPSLFGIEHPAYTNLANKPALNNSYDSSIRYVDWFLAQVIDQLRDSKQLSAMMYFSDHGQTLYDGSCKIAFHGHNTQFEFHIPALMWYSDLYQKTYPDKVEQLLRHKRARMTTENVFHSLLDLADIRYPDEHLEMSFLSSKLRPHKRYVDSYGWTDYDNSTFKGDCREVIDNGKPMRQQRD
- a CDS encoding glycosyltransferase family 9 protein; this encodes MYKLRFNFFHIGDQIATTAIPENVFRASGRKCIITQPQIWAFQHNPYVVFMDEAQAAEYPEISLIPDCRATQQAQHYFDSMKNMTAGSQSEYMCVNFGVSDPVLRHPRLYLHEDKKTIPHKVVVHTSGSDRTRDGEPAIRHASGEDEVRVMSDAVLGSILENYRDYELIQVGSPADKPLGGHSIDMRGQHDYWQLAGEIASAAKFIGVNSGPMHIANCYPRLEKRIVMMELPQETLRQFRPGDVRNWLFSWLDPSNMFFNKLDTDVGLTFSHRKI
- the rpsL gene encoding 30S ribosomal protein S12; the protein is MPTINQLIRQPRVSAVVKSKSPALENSPQKRGVCTRVYTTTPKKPNSALRKVAKVRLTNGFEVISYIGGEGHNLQEHSVVLLRGGRVKDLPGVRYHMVRGALDTQGVKDRKQARSKYGAKRAKAAKK